The DNA sequence taaataaataaactctgAAGCAAGGCCCGCCAGGCCCAGTCAATGGTGCTGAGTGACAAacagccttcactgacacacCCATACAGTCTTCAGTATCAGCCTCTAGAGCTTCATCAAtgtttcacaaaaaaaacataaggtCGAATCCGTACTCAGCATTGTTGATATTTATGCCTCCGTTTAAAGTGATCTCGGAATGAAGCTGCTCTGTCCAGCTTCATGCACATTCTGACCAGGAACACGTTTTCTTAATCTTCAGAGCAACGCATTCGGGGATGGACAGGTTGGGTGTCATTCACAAGAACGAATCTGGCCAATGTGCAGAAACAACCAACAGTTGACTCTATGCAGACGGTGCTTCTTCCTGTCACAGACAGTGCAACCATGCAACACGTGAATTCTGCGGATGTCACTGGACGAAACTAGATCGTTGGCGCAGGAGTACATCTTtgtccaacgctcagcttatatcaatattgacatgagcttacagttgggctGATAGCAAAGCAAGATcagtgttatcaatggtttctgcattgcaaggggaagtcatttacagcttagtcttttgtgaaggactgtgactagGATGCaagtttgcactggctcttggtgctgtaGACTtaggagctagttggcctttgggaaccaccccaacgccgactgtcctaaaaccctcttggccgagagagtagagatgtaacttgggtaagactccattataatcaaatccTAGCTAAAATAGTTGGagcagcagctgcctcctctatttgtcggacacgactatcacacgTCTCCGTCACGTTTCACCTTGAAGTTACAAAGAACTTTTTTTAATTGAAgcgaaatgaaagaacaacgaGGCTAGGATAGTAAAGGATCaaagaatgatagagagaaaTGACTCTCTCCTTTTCACGATTAAGAGACGTAACTCTCCACATTTGACAacaaagagaagtaactctctatCTAACAATAAAGAAGTGACTCTCCTTTTAACAATAAAGAGAAGAAATTACTCTCTCCAGTTAACATTAAAGAGAAGTAACTATCTCTATTTGACATAAAAGAGAAGTACCTTTCTCCACAAAACAACGAAGAGAAAGAATGACTATCTCCAtttaataaagagaagtaactctctccatttagaAACAAAGAGAAGTAACTGTCTTCATTTGACAATAAAGAAGAGTAACTATCCCCATTTAACAACAGAGAGAAGATACACTCTCCCCACTTAACAAAGAGAAGTAACTAATAAGGAGAAGAAGCGACTCTCTGCATTTAACAATAAAGAGAAATAACTCTCTTCCTCCATTtaacaataaagagaagtaactctctccatttacaataGATATGAAACGTTTctgaaaaaaattataaaaaaacaaaaccccgaaCGTGAATGCCTCTCCCTGTGGGAATCACGTGATGGTCACTGGGGAATACCGTCCTGATGTGCCCTCATTTCGCGTCAGGTGATTGATAAGATCGTGGTGGAAAACACAACAGCTGGTGTGTCTCCTTCGACTTTTATTTCAGCCATAAACAGGCCTCCCAGTTAGTTTGCTTTTTTTACACAAGGCTTGCTGCTTGTCAAAAAAGCCTAGTATCATTTTGCTGACCCCGTGAGGAATGTTTGCGTGAAGGATGGGAAAACTGGACGGACAAACCATTTTCATACAACAGACAGACCtcaaggaatctggtgaacagttctgtgcggcgccccagtgactctttacAAAgttgaaagaggaggaaaagaagaattaACAATTATATGATTAATTTCTAAACCTTCACAAAATCTCTAAAGACTCCTGTATAACGTAATGCTAACGTCAGTTGGTGTCGGGGCCTCTAGGGTAATCTAGAGCCAGATAATGCAATGAAGATTTCTGAATGATGGAATGGTGTAACATGAACTTGGCGTCTTAATCTCATCGTTGTTAGTTCGGATCAGGCTTTGGCCTGACTGAAACAACGGGGAATTGTTGGTTGCTTTGtttggctgtttttttgtgtgtttttttacagtgtttgatttgatttttttttcgctCCAGCTGCTTGTTTCTCGCGTGCTCCAAGTTTCAGGCGGCATTTACCGTAGGTTGAGCGACAAAcaatatgaccaaaaaaaaaaaaaaatatatatatatatatatatataccgttggCTTTGTCTCCATTGCACCTGCTCTTCTGGCACCagtaccccctctcccaccctccttccccgcaCGTGTTccttccccccataccccccctactccccgcatccctgtcgtcacacactaccactaccacacgcTGTATCTTCACCGCAGTGTACTCCATCGTTCATCTTTCTGTCCCATGTCCCCGAGGACCTGTTAGCTGTCGCGTCTCCTCTGGGTAACCCGCCAAAGCAGACTGCGCCCTGCCCCTCTTACCGAGACTCTCCAGGAATGTTGTCTGGATGCTGCTTTTGTTAGTGTTCAGAAGCTACTGCACACTGTAtgctgcgtcacacacacgcgcgtgtgcacacttACAGAGACACTTaaacactgacacataaacacagacagacagacaggcacacacacacacacacacacacagagtaagacaaaacacttttttttaacgaTTACAAAAACTTTTATTTCACACGTTCACAAAACAGGCGGGGACAATGGGAGAAAGTCGGGGTCGGAGCTGGGTACCAACATCAACAGGGGTTTctccaaaccaacacaacacaaagcattctccacatctgaaacaaaccaacacaacacaaatcattctccacatctgaaacaaaccaacacaacagaaATCATTCTCCACATCTGaaacaaaccaccacaacaacataaATCATTCTCCTTATctgaaacaaaccaacacaaatcATTCTCCACATctgaaacaaaccaacacaacacaaatcattctccacatctgaaacaaaccaacaacataaaTCATTCTCCACATctgaaacaaaccaacacaacacaaatcattcTCCTCAtctgaaacaaacacaacacaaatcattcTCCACACctgaaacaaaccaacacaacacaaattctccacatctgaaacaaaccaacacaacacaaatcattcTCCTCACCTTATACAAACCATCACAACACAAATCATTCTCCTCAtcaaacaaatcaacacaacacaaatcattctccacatctgaaacaaaccaacacaacagaaATCATTCTCCACATCTGaaacaaaccaccacaacaacataaATCATTCTCCTTATCTGAAACAAACCAACATAACACAAATCATTCTCCTCATctgaaacaaaccaacacaacacaaatcattcTCCTCATctgaaacaaaccaacacaacaacacaaatcatTCTCCGGCAGACATCTGAAACGACAAAAAATACCCACCGCAACACAAATGATTCTCCTCATCTGAAACACCTACCTCCTTTAACTTACTAACAGTGCAGAAACTCCTGGTTACTGACGTATCACCAAAATCTCTCTTGTAACTAACACTGGAGAGACTCCATGTTAAATGTATCACCCAAATACCTCTCGTAACCAACAGAGAAAGACTCCAGGCTACTGATATATCACCCACATACTTCCTGTACCTCCTGCTGACACTAGAGAGACTCCATGTTACTGACGTAACACCCACTTGCCTTCTGCACCTCGCTAACACTGGAGAGACTCCATGTAACCGATTCATCTCCCACCTACCGCCTGCAATTAACAGTACAAAAACCTCAGGTTAATGATGCATCACTCATTAATCTCTTCTTACCAAAACAGCAGAGACTCCATATATCTGATATATCACCCACCTTCCACCTTAACTCACTAATAGTGCAGAAACTCCAGGTTACTGATGTATCACCCAAATACCTCTCGTAACCATCAGAAGAGAGACTCCAGGGTGCTGATATATCACTCACCTACCCCCTGTAACTCACATAACAGTGTACAGACTCCAGGTTACTGGTATATCACCCACATAATTATTATCTCCTGTTAATTCACTAACAGCGCAGAAACTCCAGGTTACTGGTGTATCACCTATCTCTTGTAACACGGTGGGGAGACTCCATATTACTGATCACATCACTCACCTACCTCCCGTAACTCAATAACAGTGCAGAAACTTTAGGTTATTGGTATATCACCCATCTCATATAACTAACAGTGCATAGACTTCATGTTACTGACGTAACACCCACTACCTCATGCACTTCGCTAACACTGAAGAGACATGTTACTGATTAATCTCCCACCTACCTCATGCAGCTAACAGTGCAGAAACACCAAGTTACTAATACATGTACCACCCAAATGTCTCTCGTAACCAACAGAAGAGAGACTATAGGGTACTGATATACCACACACCTACCTCCTGTGACTCACATAACAGTACAGAAACTCCAGGTTACTGATGTATAACCCAAATATCTCGTGTAATTAACAGTGGACAGACTCCATGTTACTGATATTATATCACCCATCTACCTCCTGTAACTCACAAACACTGCATAAACTCCAGGTTACTGATGCATCACCCATTAATTTCTTGTAACAGTGGAGAGACTCCATGTTACTGATatatcacccacccacctcctgcaCCTCGCTAACACTGGATAGACTCCATGTCACTGACGCATCATCCACCTAACTGCTGTAACCAACAGAATgcacctgacctgtaatctccgatcggattgtattgtatcgtactgtggaCAGACTCCATGTTACCGACGTAACACCCACCTACCTCCTGTGCACCTCCTGGCTAACAGTGGAGAGACTCCAGCTGGCTGATCTGCACGGTCGGGGAGCCCTCCTTCTGGTTGCCCTGCTGGTCCACGCAGTAGCACACGGACCCCATGCAGGCGTGGGTGCGGTAGTTGCCGCTGGTCGTGCAGTAAAACAGCTTGCCGATCAGACCAGTCTGCATGTAGGCGTATTGGTCACGGGCACAGTCTGCAAGTTGGGTAGTGGAAGGGGAgattagaagaggaggaggtgaggggtgggagtgggtgggacaGAAAGGGATTAGCATCAGTTTCAGTGTGTTTCAGAAAACGTAGCAGTGCCACCACAACGGGCAACACCTGTTTCACTGTCAAGAGGACGTTTCAGTTCAGTTTGGGAAAGCAAAACAATGCCACTAAAACATACAGGCAGTGGAAAAGCATCACAAGTTTCTGACTGTCATGTCAAGGGGAGACATACAGGTACACGTGGAAAAGCACCACAAGTTTCTGAGTGTCAAGGgggagacatacaggcacacgtgAAAAAGCACCACAAGTTTCTGACTGTCAAGGGgaagacatacaggcacacgtgGAAAAGCACCACAAGTTTCTGACTGTCAAGGGgaagacatacaggcacacagtgGAAAAGTACAAGTTTCTGACTGTCAAGGGgaagacatacaggcacacagtgGAAAAGCACCACAAGTTTCTGACTGTCATGTCAAGGgggagacatacaggcacacagtgGAAAAGCACCTAAAGTTTCTGACCGTCATGTCAAggggcagacatacaggcacacagtgGAAAAGCACCTAAAGTTTCTGTCATGTcaagagggagacatacagacacacagtggaaAAGCACCACAAGTTTCTGAGTGTCAAGGGgtagacatacaggcacacagtgGAAAAGTACAAGTTTCTGAGTGTCAAGGGgtagacatacaggcacacagtgGAAAAGTACCACAAGTTTCTGACTGTCATGTGAagggggagacatacagacacacagtggaaAAGCACCACAAGTTTCTGAGTGTCAAGGGgtagacatacaggcacacagtgGAAAAGTACCACAAGTTTGTGACTGTCATGTGAagggggagacatacagacacacagtggaaAAGCACCACAAGTTTCTGACTGTCAAGGGgtagacatacaggcacacagtgGAAAAGTACCACAAGTTtctgagtatttgtatttgtatttctttttgtcacaacagatttctcagtgtgaaattcgggctgctctccccagggagagcgcgtcgccatactacagcgccacccattttttttgtattttttcctgactgcagttttatttgtttttcctatcgaagtggatttttctacataattttgccaggaacaacccttttgttgccgtgggttcttttacgtgcgctaagtgcatgctgcacacgggacctcggtttatcgtctcatccgaatgactagcgtccagaccaccactcaaggtctagtggagggggagaaaatttcgggggctgtgccgtgactcgaaccagcgcgctcagattctctcgcttcctaggcggacgcgttacctctaggccatcactccacatacagtgTCAAGGgggagacatacatgcacacagtggAAAAGTACCACAAGTTTCTGACTGTCAAGGGgaagacaaacaggcacacagtggAAAAGCACCACAAGTTTCTGACTGTCATGTCAAGGGgaagacatacaggcacacagtgGAAAAGCACCACAAGTTTCTGACTGTCAAGGAGGTGGTTTCAGTTGAGTTTGGGTTTCATAAAACATAAATGACACTGTAACATGGAGACAGTGGAAAAGCACTACCAGTTTCTGTCAAGGAGCTGTTTCAGAAAATggaacagtgagacagtgaaaatGCACTTGTCAGAAAACATAGCGATGACAATATAACAGACACACTGTGCAAAGGCAACATCAGTTTCGGTCAAGGGActatttcagttcagtttcagaaaACAGAATAGTGCCactagcacagacagacagacagacagacacacacacacacacaccacagacagagagacagacagacagacagagacacacagagacagagagagagagagagagagagagagaggaatggccCCAAGTTTCTGATTGTCAATGGGGATATTTCTGTATCAGAAAGCAGAACAGTATTAATacaccagacagacagtggaatggCGACATCAGTTTCGGACCGTAATGGGGATATTTCagtttcagaaaacaaaacaacaaagggcTTCTAATAAGAAAAAAGTTAAAAGATTCGGGGGCGGCGGTGGGAGCGGAGGGTGGAGTTTCCTGTGGGATATTTTATCCCGATTCTAGGAGGCCCCGCCCCAGAAATCATGAAGAGGGTCACTCTAACGCTGATGTTCTAATCAAACCTGCAttgctacacacatacaacaacaggCAACGTCTTGTGGTCAATATAATCAAAGCTCAAACGGCCATGAACTCAACTCTTCTTTGTTGCAGTCGATACAAACTTAGCCTGAACCTCCGATACAGGATTTTCACTATTTAGTCTCTTCATATATAACTAAAAGAAATAAGAAACGAGAGGTGGGTCAAAGAATGAAGAGGCAGAGAGTTCAAGtccgttcagtttctcaaggaggcgtcactgcgttcggacaaatccatattatacgctgtacaacatctgctaaacagatgtctGGCCAGAAGTGTAACCTGACGCGCTTAAGTCAGGCTGTGAGGGGAAAATGaaacaagatagaaaaaaagaaaaaagtataatgataatgattatacatgaataaaattataataataataataatcactcacacacacacacacacacacacacacacacacacgcgcgtatcgCAGATCccgtaacacacacatacgcaacaaATATGTAGAAACAcactatgtatcgcagcttccacgacacacacagacatatgcacacccacataatacaggcacagagagatagggacggagggagggagagagacacagtgtatgagagagggagtgggaaggagacaaaacaagacaagacaattctttatttcgaggataatagattatCACTGGTGTGGTTTTTTTACAGCCTGTCCCCgccctgagggagagagaggcagagagggatgtGTTCTGATGGGAGAAATGGCACTGAATACAACAAAAAACGCGGGCATCGACTCACGGCAGTCCATGTCGGAAGAGTCGGCGATGTGGGAGTGGTAGCTCAAGATCTTCTCTCCGGTAGGTGCGGCACAATAGCAcctgatcacaaacacacacacatacaaaacacacacacacggacaaacacacgcactcacacacacacacacacacacacaataaaacactcTTAGGCGCGTGTAagcccgcgcgcacgcacgtgaacgtgaacacacatacacacacacgcacacacacacacacacgtgaacgtgaacacgcacgcacacacacacacacacacaagatcagatCTGTATAACTGCAGTGTTCCTTCCAATAATTTTGCAAAAAAGCATACtagtattgtatgtattgtgcgTGCTTGAATACCAAATCACCTGGAATGTCTCCTGGTTACTATTGTCTACCCCTTTGTTCATATGGGTCTGatggcctgtaaaaactgaataaatactttttgtattttgcatatatgtatgtatgtatttttatttctttttatcacaacagatttctctgtgtgaaaatcggactgctctccccagggacagcgcgtcgctccactacagcgccacccatttttttttttttttttttttatagtattttttcctgcgtggagttttatatgtttttcttatcgacatggatttttctacagaattttgccaggaacaacccttttgttgccctgggttcttttacgtgcgctaagtgcatgctgcacacgggacctcggttgatagtctcatccgaatgactagcgtccagaccaccactcatggtccagtggaaggggagaaaatatcggcggctgagccgcgattcgaaccagcgcgctcagattctctcgcttcctaggcggacgcgttacctctaggccaacactccactgtgtgtgtgtgtgtgtgtgtgtgtgtgtgtaaaccgttGGCTGCACGTGCAAACTCACTGAGATCCGTGACACTGGCGGGCGGAGTAGGAGCCGTCGTCCTCACAGGCAGGGGTGAAGCGGCCCAACAGATGGGGCTGGTGCTGAACCTCCTGCAGGTGTTCGGCGCACGTGCGCACTGTCAGATATACCacggacagacatggagacatggtagagaggagagggggtaatgtcagagaggaggaggagaagaagaagaacgtaggagttgcagcctacgaacaaagggggaggaggaggaggagaacaacaacaacaaggtggtggggtgggtgggagaagaacaagacaagaagaagaagaggaggaggcggaggaggaggaggagaataataagaacaagaacaagaagaggaggggaatggagagaagatgaagaagagagaggaggaggaggacaataagaacaaggataagaagaagaactgagaagaagaagaagaagaagaagaagaagaagaagaagaagaagaagaagaagaagaacaacaacaacaacaccaacaccaccaccaccaacaacaacgacaaaaacaccaccagcaagaacaaacaacaacaaacccactgaCCATGGGAGGCCCTGACAGCGTCGTGCAGGTTCTTGCAGGTGAAGGTGTGGGAGTCACAGACCAGCCCTGGGCCACACTGCACGTCGGCAGGCAGTCCCAGCAGGATCATGTTCATGAAGCAGTTGTCTCcctcctctgacacacacacacacacacacacacacacacacatcacaacgcacacacgcgcacacacacaagcgcgcacccatgcacacgcacgcacacacatcacaacgcacacacatcacaacgcgcacgcgcacacacacacacacacacacacacacacacacatatatatatatatatataccaccatCCCCAACGCTTCACATGCTGGGTTAGTGTAACGAGGTACACTACAATTTCAACACAACGCGCTACGGGCAACCACAACACCCCGGCCATCCCAacacgtcagtttcagtttctcaaggaggcgtcactgcgttcggacaattccatatacgctct is a window from the Babylonia areolata isolate BAREFJ2019XMU chromosome 15, ASM4173473v1, whole genome shotgun sequence genome containing:
- the LOC143290288 gene encoding uncharacterized protein LOC143290288, with translation MFVMFGCRDVCYDYDVSTRDPVPHDPKEGQAITTPGLQSSSDILASNSLGPPTLQYQTTETFGNGEGRTTMLRLILVSLAVACASAMVCLPHSCDTVECQEVTAENCVEGTIVKNGGWCGCCDRCQRQLKEGDNCFMNMILLGLPADVQCGPGLVCDSHTFTCKNLHDAVRASHVRTCAEHLQEVQHQPHLLGRFTPACEDDGSYSARQCHGSQCYCAAPTGEKILSYHSHIADSSDMDCHCARDQYAYMQTGLIGKLFYCTTSGNYRTHACMGSVCYCVDQQGNQKEGSPTVQISQLESLHC